CTGCAATTCTATTCCAGAAGCTTATGAGCGTGCTAAGCTCGAAGCTAAACCAAATGATATGATTTATATTGGCGGAAGCACGTTTGTAGTTGCTGAAGTTCTATAATAAAAAAGCTCGAAAATATTTTCGAGCTTTTTTATTAAGGTAAAATTTTTTCTAACGCCATTCCGCGAGAACCTTTTATTAATACGGTGCAATCATGTAATGCATCAAAGGAAAAATCGGCTTTTAAATCGCTTAATGTTTTATAATATTTTGCTTTTGGATTTTCAATCTGATTGGCAAAAAAACGTTCGCCAACAAAATACGTTTGTTTGATGCTGGTGCTTAAAACTTTTTCAATCACGTTTTTATGTTCTAAATCGCTAGTTTCTCCCAATTCAAACATATCGCCTAAAATGGCAATTTTATGGGTAGCTGCAAGTTGATCTAGATTTGTAAGCGCAACATCCATGCTGCTCGGATTGGCATTGTAAGCATCTAAAATTATTTGATTGCTTTTTATTTGCATGATTTGTGAGCGGTTGTTGGTTGGATTGTATTCCGCCAATGCTTCATGAATTTTTTGAATATCAATGCCAAAAAATAAACCAATAGTTAAAGCTGCACAAATGTTTGGTGCGTTGTAAATGCCAATTAAATGCGTAGCAATGGTTTCGTTATTGTAACAAATTTTTACATTCGGATCTGCTTTAACGTCGGTAATATTTACATCTGCACTGGTTGTACTTAAGCCAAAGGTAAATTGCGTAATGTTTTGTGCATTGGTTACTTGCAGCGCATCATTTATATTTATAAAAACACGTTTGTTGTGTTCACGTAAATAGGCATACATTTCTGACTTGCCTTTAATAACGCCTTCAAAACCGCCAAAGCCTTCTAAATGCGCTTTTCCAAAATTGGTAATGTAGCCAAAATCGGGGGCTGCAAGTTCACATAAAAAAGCAATTTCTTTTTGATGATTAGCGCCCATTTCTACAATTCCTATTTCGGTTTCGTTATTCATTTGCAGCAAGGTTAAAGGTACCCCAATGTGGTT
This genomic window from Flavobacterium agricola contains:
- a CDS encoding UDP-N-acetylmuramoyl-tripeptide--D-alanyl-D-alanine ligase — its product is MKIEQLYQYFLNSNGVTTDSRNVSKNQIYFALKGENFNGNLFAKSALEQGALVVVVDELQVIEQDKKEVYFVVANVLETLQKLAQYHRKQLNIPIIALTGSNGKTTTKELIHAVLKQKFKTIATVGNLNNHIGVPLTLLQMNNETEIGIVEMGANHQKEIAFLCELAAPDFGYITNFGKAHLEGFGGFEGVIKGKSEMYAYLREHNKRVFININDALQVTNAQNITQFTFGLSTTSADVNITDVKADPNVKICYNNETIATHLIGIYNAPNICAALTIGLFFGIDIQKIHEALAEYNPTNNRSQIMQIKSNQIILDAYNANPSSMDVALTNLDQLAATHKIAILGDMFELGETSDLEHKNVIEKVLSTSIKQTYFVGERFFANQIENPKAKYYKTLSDLKADFSFDALHDCTVLIKGSRGMALEKILP